A window of Pseudomonas alcaliphila JAB1 genomic DNA:
CGGAAAGGAACAGCCAGAGGAACACCAATTGACTGCCGAACACGCCCAGGGTCAGCCAGGCGGCGGTGCTGATGGAACCGAGGAAAAGGCCATTGAACACGGCGAACCAGCAGACAAGCGCCATCATCGCGTAGGTAGCGAAGGCCATGGCGAAGCGTTTGAGCAGGAGGCTCTGCAGGCTGCGTTGGGTTTCCCGGCGAGTCATTGAGCTCATGGGCTCCATCCCATACTGGCATCTGGCCGTACTCTACCCCTGTGATCACAAAAAACCTAGGCCGCGGTAGGAAACCGCTGAAAATCAGGCGAGCCAGTCAGCGCGGGAAAGAACAGGCGAAAACGCTCGCAGTCGCGCCCGAGGTTACTAGCTGCAAATGAGCATTCGACCAGGCTGACGTTCCGCCTGTTTTAACGTAGCGATGGCAATGCACGACTGCATGGATGCAGGAGGTAGAGCGACGCAGCAAGCCAAAGCCGAGGTCGCTTTGCCGGCGCCCGATAACCGCCCACTGCACTTGCCATCGACCTTCGGCTGCTGTGCCCGACGCGAGCGGGTGCGGTATACTGCCGCGCCTTTTTGGGCGGCTCTGAAGATATCGTCAAGGTGGTTTCCAGAGCTGCCCTTCCGCCGTTGCGCCGGGTCGTTGTCCGGCGCTTCCTTGTTGATGTTCCCTGATAGAGGAGCGCCCCAATGACCGTGATCAAGCAGGACGACCTGATTCAGAGCGTCGCCGACGCACTGCAGTTCATCTCCTATTACCACCCCGTCGACTTCATCCAGGCGATGCACGAGGCCTACCTGAAGGAAGAGTCGCCGGCCGCCAAGGACTCCATGGCGCAGATCCTGATCAACTCGCGCATGTGTGCCACCGGCCACCGCCCGATCTGCCAGGACACCGGCATCGTTACCGTGTTCATCAAGGTCGGCATGGACGTGCGCTGGGACGGCGCCACCATGAGCGTCGACGACATGATCAACGAGGGCGTGCGTCGCGCCTACAACCTGCCGGGAAACGTCCTGCGCGCCTCGATCCTGGCCGACCCGGCAGGCGCGCGCAAGAACACCAAGGACAACACCCCGGCGGTGATCCACTACTCCATCGTTCCCGGTGACAAGGTGGAAGTGGACGTCGCGGCCAAGGGCGGCGGCTCCGAGAACAAGTCGAAGATGGCCATGCTCAACCCGTCCGACTCGATCGTCGACTGGGTGCTGAAGACCGTGCCGACCATGGGCGCCGGCTGGTGCCCGCCGGGCATGCTCGGCATCGGCATCGGCGGTACTGCCGAAAAAGCGGCAGTGATGGCCAAGGAAGTGCTCATGGAGCACATCGACATCCACGAGCTGCAGGCTCGCGGCCCGCAAAACCGTATCGAAGAGCTGCGCCTGGAGCTGTTCGAGAAGGTCAACCAGTTGGGCATCGGTGCCCAGGGCCTGGGCGGCCTGACCACCGTGCTCGACGTGAAGATCATGGATTACCCAACCCACGCGGCTTCGCTGCCGGTGTGCATGATCCCCAACTGCGCCGCCACCCGTCACGCCCACTTCGTGCTCGACGGCTCGGGCCCGGCCGAACTGGAAGCACCGGATCTGGACGCCTACCCGGAAATCGTCTGGGAAGCCGGCCCGAGCGCGCGCCGCGTCAACCTCGATACGCTGACCCCGGAAGACGTGCAGAGCTGGAAGCCGGGCGAGACCGTCCTGCTCAACGGCAAGATGCTCACCGGCCGCGACGCTGCGCACAAGCGCATGGTCGACATGCTCAACAAGGGCGAGCAACTGCCGGTGGACCTCAAGGGTCGCTTCATCTATTACGTCGGCCCGGTCGATCCGGTCGGTGACGAAGTGGTTGGCCCGGCTGGCCCGACCACCGCCACGCGGATGGACAAGTTCACCCGGCAGATCCTCGAGCAGACAGGCCTGCTGGGCATGATCGGCAAGTCCGAGCGCGGCCCGATCGCCATCGAGGCAATCAAGGACAACAAGGCCGTGTACCTGATGGCCGTCGGCGGCGCCGCCTACCTGGTGGCCCAGGCGATCAAGAAGTCCAAGGTGCTGGCCTTCGAAGAGCTCGGTATGGAAGCTATCTACGAGTTCGAAGTCAAAGACATGCCGGTGACCGTGGCCGTCGACACCAAAGGTGAGTCCGTGCACATCACCGGCCCTGCGATCTGGAACAAGAAGATCGCCGAAAGCCTGGCGGTAGAAGTGAAGTAAGCGTCAACGCTGCAAAGCAGAAGCCCGGCCAAGTGCCGGGCTTCTGCGTTTTCAGGCGCGACGCGTATCGCTCCTGGGTAGGAGCCGCGCCCCGCGGCGAATTGGCCCGTGCAAACGGCAGAGAAGCTTCGCCCCGGGGCGGTGCTCCTACAGACTTGCGTCAATCCTCGCCCGAACCCTGCAACAGTTGCCGGCCACGCGCCAGGTAGCTGTCCATCTCCGCCTGCGGCACCATGCTGCCGCCGGTCGCCCATACCAAATGGGTCGCCTGCGCCATGCGCTGAGGAGTGAGGCCCATTCGCTGGCGATAGCCCTGCTGCTCGCCAAGCACCCGCAGCACACCCGGCATGCCGGCCAGGGCCGAAGGTTCGAGGCGCTGGCCCTCGGTCTGCTCCAACAACGCCAGGTAGCGGAACATCTGTTCATCGCTGACCGTGTAATAACCATCGATCAGGCGCTGCATGGCGCGGCCGACGAAACCGGATGGCCGACCGACCGCCAGGCCATCGGCAGCCGTGCGGTTGTCGATGCCGAAATCCTGCACTGCCAGCTCCTCATGTCGGCCGGTGTGCACGCCGAGCAGCATGCACGGCGAATGCGTCGGTTCGGCGAACAGGCAGTGCACCGCGTCGCCGAACGCCAGCTTCAGTCCGAAGGCCACACCTCCCGGCCCGCCACCGACGCCGCAAGGCAGGTAGACGAAGAGCGGATGCTCGGCATCGACCACGACACCAGCCGCTGCCAGCTGCTGCTTGAGCCGTTCACCCGCCACCGCATAGCCGAGGAACAGGTGCCTGGAGTTCTCGTCATCGACGAAGTGGCAGCGCGGATCGGCCTCGGCCTGGCGGCGCCCCTGCTCCACCGCAACGCTGTAATCGCTGGCGTACTCGACCACGGTCACGCCATGGGCGCGCAGCTTGTCCTTCTTCCATTGGCGCGCATCGGCGGACATATGCACGGTGGCCTGAAAGCCCAGACGTGCACTGATGATGCCGATGGACAGCCCCAAGTTGCCGGTAGAGCCGACGGCTACCTGATAGCTACCGAAGAAGGCGCGCATCGCGTCGCTGTCGAGGCAGGCGTAATCGTCCTCGAGGCTAAGCAACCCGGCAGCCAGTGCCAGGTCCTCGGCATGCTTGAGCACCTCGTAGATGCCGCCACGGGCCTTGATCGAACCGGAGATGGGCAGGTGGCTGTCGCGCTTGAGCCACAGCGCGCCGATCTCGCCGTCTGCCTGGGCCTCCTCACTGAGCAACGCGCGCATCTGCGGCACGGGCAGGATGTCCGATTCGATGATCCCGCCACTGGCGGCCGTCTGCGGGAACACTCGAGCCAGGTAGGGCGCGAAACGTGCGAGGCGCGCGCTGGCATCGGCCACGTCCGCAGCGCTCAAACCCACATCGCCCAGCGCCTCACTGACAGGTGCCACGGCCGGGTTGAACCAGCTGGTTTCGCGCAGGGCGATCAGCTCGTCGAGCAGCGGATATTGCGCGCGCCATTGGGCAAGCGGCTGGCCAAGAATCATGCGGCGTTCCTCATTGCAGGCAGTTAACAGCGCCCATTAGATGATGCCTGTGGCCATCTGGCAAAGGCCGCGACAAGTAGCCAAGCGGAACGATACCCACCCAGACGAGGCCTAACGCGGAAATTGCCAAGGAGTTGCCATGACCTTTTCCATCATCGCCCGCTGCCCACGCAGCGGACAGTTCGGTGTCGCCGCGGCCACCGCCATGCCCGCCGTTGGCAAACTGCTCAGCCACGCTGCCGCTGGTGCGGGGGCGGCGGCGACCCAGGCGCAGGTCAACCCCTATCTGGGCCTGGATGGCCTGGCGCTGCTGCGCCAGGGGCTTTCGGCCTGGCAAGTACTGGAGCGCCTCAAAGCCACCGATCCCTGCATGGAACTGCGCCAATGCGCGTTGATCGACGCCCAGGGCGATACGGTCTGCTGGACCGGCGAAAAGTGCATTCCCTGGGCCGGTTCGCTGGCCGGCGAGCAGTTCTCCGTACAGGGCAATCGCCTGGTCGGCCCACAGGTGCTGGATGCAGTAGCCGAAGCCTTTCGCCACGCTGAAAAGCGCCCGCTGATCGAACGCCTGATCGAAGCCCTGGCCGCTGGCGACCGCAGCGGCGGCGACCGTCATGGCGAGTCGTCCGCAGTGATCTATGTGGTCGATCAGGAGGAGTATCCGCTGTGGGACATCCGCGTCGACCATCACCTCGACCCGGTGGCCGAGCTGCGCCGCCTGCACAGGGTATTCGCTCGCGAGGTGCTGCCAGAGATCCTCGCCATGCCGACACGCGATAATCCGGCGGGCCTGGCGGCGGAGGATTCGGTCTAGGCCTGCCGGCCAACAGGGGAGCCGAAACGCTCCAGTTGCATCTCACGCAGACGACTCAAGGTGCGGCGAAAGGCAAAACCGAGGTAGCCCTGGGTATAGAGCGCCTCAAGGGCCACCGCGGCCTCAATATACAGTGGCACGCGACGGTCGTAGCACTCGTCGACCAGGGCAATGAAGCGCCGCACTGCATCATCGTTGCGCGCCAGCGCCGGCAACTGCCGATCTCCGGCGTCGACCCGTTCGGCAGCATCCTCGGTGCCACGGGCGATACGTCCTTCACGTTGCTCGCCACCCAGGCATGGCACCTCGCCAAGCAGGATGGCCGGGAAGCGCTCGCACAATTTGATGAAATCCACCGCCGCCAATGGCTGCTCGCACAGATCGTGGAAACGGCACCAGAGCGCGGCCGGGCTTTGACCGAGGGTCACCACGCTGCGATGGGCCAGCTCCACTGGTTCACGGCCAATGACCTGCCCCTCGCTCAAGCGGGCGAACAGCTCGCCCAGAGCCTGCGGCTGTTGCACCCAATAACGCTGAACCTCGGCACCGGGATGCAGGCGGTGATCCTGCTCGCCGTCCACCGCCACCACCTGCATATGCGCCTCGAGCGCGGCGATCGCCGGCAGAAAGCGCTCGCGGTTGTAGCCATCGGCATACAGCTGATCGGGCGGCTGGTTGGAGGTCGCTACCAGCACCACGCCCTGCTCCACCACCAGGCTGAGCAGGCGGCCGAGCAGCATGGCATCACCGATGTCGCTGACGAACAGCTCGTCGAAGCACAGCACACGCACCTCGCGCCCCAACTCCTCGGCCAACAGACGCAGCGGGTCAGCATTGCCAGTGAGCTGAAACTGACGACGATGCACCCACTGCATGAAGTGATGGAAATGCTGCCGCCGCGCCGGCACCCGCAAGGCGTTGTAAAAGCTGTCCATCAGCCAGGTCTTGCCGCGCCCGACCGGCCCCCAGAGGTACACGCCGAGCGGGCGCTCGCCGCGATGCACAGCCTCATGACAGTGCTGCAGCGCCTCGACCGCACGGTGCTGCGCAGCATCGGCGACAAAACCACCCACTAGTGCACGGCGATAAGCGGCCAGCGGCGAGTCCGGCGCTCCCCGCTCGAAGCCGCTCAACGCAGCACCAGCCGGCCGTCATCGAACTGCCGCGGCCAGTCGCGACGGGTGAACACCTGGCCCTGCTCGCGCACGCGGCGCACCTCAGCCAGATCCAGTTCGCAGATCAGCCAATGGCTACGCGTGGGGCACAGCTCCTCGCTCTCGGCGACGATGCCGCTGGCCGGCATGCCGTAGTCCGACGGCACGTACAGCGAAGCGCGGCCGTAGCCTTCGTCGAGCGAAGGCGACCAGGGTGCCAGACCCACGGTAGGCGAATGCAGCACGGCGATCTGGTTCTCCAGCGCGCGGGCCTGAGCGCCGATGCGCACGCGGTGAAAGCCGGCCACGGTGTCGGTGCAACTGGGGGCGAGAATCAGATCAACGCCCGCCTCGGCCAGGGTATGCGCCAGCAAGGGGAATTCGTTGTCGTAGCAGATCAGGATGCCCAGCTTGCCCAGCGCGGTATCGAACACCTTCAGCCCGCTACCCGCCGCGATATGCCACTGCTCCAGCTCGAAGCGGGTCATGATCAGCTTGTCCTGAGCGCCCAGGCAGCCGTCCGGACCGAACAGCCAGGCGCGGTTGCGGTAGATTCCGTCGTCGTCCAGCACCGCTACGGAACCGGCTTGCAGGTAGATCTTCAACCTCCGCGCCAGGCTCTCGCACAACGCCAGCCAGCGTGGCAGCAGCGGCTGGATGCCGGCGATGGATCCGTGCAGGTCACCACGCTCGGCTTCCGGCAACTGGCCGGTCAGCACCAGGCCGGCATATTCCGGCAGCAGCAACAGTTCAGCGCCCTGCCCGGCCGCTTCCTCACACAGGGTGGTGAGGTGCTCGGCGTAGGCCTCCCAGGTGGTGAACAGCTCGATGTGGTACTGGCAGGCGGCAACCTTGATCATGGGGCAAGCTCCTTCAACCAGAACGACATGGGCTTGGCCGATTCTTCGGCTTCGTCCAGGTCGCGCCAGTGGTACTGGGTGTGCAATTCGGGGTGATGACGGTAGCCGCGGCGTGCCCAGAAGGCATCCAGCGGCTGGTAGTCGGCTGGCCGGCGCGGGTGGTCGGCCGGGCGCTGCACGGCGCAGAACGCGCACCAGTCGAAGCGACCCAGCGTATGCGCATGGGCCTCGCGCTCGGCAAAGAAACGCACACCCAGACCGCGCCCGCGCCAGGCTGGCAACACCACCGACTCGGCGCAGTAGAAGATCCGCGCCGGGTTCCAGCCCGCGGCAACGAACGGCTGCTGGAATTCCTCGGTTTCATCCTGCAGCGGCAGCGCGGTGGAAGCGCCTACTACCTGACCGGCGTCGAGTACCAGTACGCACAGGCTATCGGCACTGCGCACATAGGTGGCCAGGTACTCGGCCTCATAGTCGAGGTTGCCGTCATAGAGGTAGGGAAACTCGCGGAACACCTGGATGCGCAGACGCGCGAGGTCGTCGATATGGGGTTCGATCTCCGCTCCCCGCAGCAGTCGGATATCCATTGCAGTCGCTCGCCAGCAACAGGGTGACGCCAGTAGCTATACCAGCGGTAAACGGCGAACTTATCATGCGGGCCAACCAACCACTAACCACGCTACGAAAGGAACTTAGCCATGACCGCCACCGAACTGGTTCAGGCCTACTACGCCGCCTTCAATGCCGGCGACATGCCCGCCTTTCTCGACCTGCTGGCCGACGACGTGGTGCACGACATCAACCAGGGTGAACGCCAAGTCGGCAAGGCCACCTTCGCCACTTTCATGGACAAGATGAACCGCTGCTACCGCGAACGCCTGACCGACATCGTGGTGATGCAGAACGCCGAAGGCAGCCGCGCCGCCGCCGAATTCATCGTGCATGGCGAATACCTGGCCGACGACGAAGGCCTGCCGCCGGCCAACGGCCAGACCTACGCGCTGCCGGCCGGCGCCTTCTTCGAGATCAAGCACGGCAAGGTGGCGCGCATCAGCAACTACTACAACCTCAATGACTGGGTTGCGCAGGTCGGCTGAACATCCTCAGGCTCGGGGCCGAGCCTGGCAGCCGCTCGGTGCCCTGATGCACAACCCCCTCCCAGCTCAGTGAACCCAGTACAGCCCACGTTGCTCGGCCAGCCGCGCTCGCTCCCGATCCAGCTCGGCCCGTAGCTCTTCTTCACTGGGTAACACCAGCTTGTATTTGCTGGCGAACAGTTGTTCGCTGCCCTGCAGCACCGAATAACGCACCACGGACGCATCCTTCTGCGCACAGAGGATGATGCCCACGGTCGGGCCGTCCTCCGGGCCACGCCTGAGGTCATCGAACATGCGCACGTACATGTCCATCTGGCCGATATCCTGATGGGTCAGCTCGCCGCGCTTGAGGTCAAAAATGACGAAGCACTTGAGCAGGTAGTTGTAGAACACCAGGTCGATATAGAAATCCTTGCTCTCGGTGCTGATGCGCTGCTGCCGGCCGACGAAGGCGAAACCCTTGCCCAGTTCCAGCAAAAAGCTCTGCAACTGGTCGATCAGCGCCTGCTCCAGCTCGCCCTCCAGCATGGTGCCGGCATTGGGCAGGCCGAGGAACTCCAGCAGCACCGGATCGCGCACGAACTCACGCGGGCTCTTGCCCAGAGCCTGTAGCTTGCTCGCCGCCTCCTGCTCGACCGCCGCGCGATCCTGGCTGGCCAGCAGACGCTCGTAATACAACGTGCCGATCTGCCGCTCCAACGCACGGGTACTCCAGTTCTGCGTAGCGGCCTCGTTCATGTACCACTGCCGTGCACTATCGCTGTCCAGCTTGAGCAGGGTGCGATAGTGCGTCCAGCTCAATTCGCGACGCAGTGCGTCGCGAATTGGAAAAGCCAGAAAGAACGCCCGCATATGTCGCAGATTGGTTGCATCGAAACCTTTGCCGAACTCGGCCGTCAGTCCCTTGGCCAGCGTCGTTAACAGATTCTTGCCGTAGGCGGCACGCGCCTGCCCAGCCTGCTCGAACTCGACGATATGCCGGCCGATTTCCCAGCAGGTTTGCACCTGAATCGTATCCACGGCCCGCACTGCCTGCTGCCGTGCCTGGCGAATCAGCTCGGCCAGTTCGGTGAGCAGAGGTTGCAGCTTGGGGTCAGCATTGAGTGACGCCATCCTTCCTCCCTGAATGCTCGGTGTTGATCCTGCCAGCGATGGCCCATTCAGTCCGAAACTTACCCACTCAACCGGCCAAGTGCCAGTGTTCGAGCCCTTTGTGAGCGGATTCATCTGCGATGGCCAACGCCGAGACCATAAGCCTGAAACATTTTGCAAAGTCTTAATACAGCGTTAAGCCAGCCACTCACACAATCGCCCCCAGGTTCATCACCGAGGTTCCGAGCATGGAACTACCCTGGGCGCAGCATGATCGTCCCGTTGCCCGTATCGGGCGCGGCGATAGTTACGAACTCCACCTGGCCTCCCCTGGCAGCGCACGTCGCGTTGCCCTGGAGCAGTTCATCCGCCAACGCTTCGAACTGCAGCACGGCGCACGCATCCGTCACTTCATGCCCTGCCTGTTCGGCCTGGAAAACCAGATCGGGCAGTTGCTCGGCGCAGTCGGCGTGCGCAGCGGCAACAGCGGCCCGCTGTTCCTCGAACGCTACCTGAACGAACCGATCCAGACCGCCATCGGGTCGCGCCTGGGCAATACCGAACCCGGTCGTGGCGAACTGGTGGAAGTCGGCAACCTGGCCGCCGACAGCCCCGGCGCCGCGCGCCTGCTGATCGTCGCACTGACCGACCTGCTGGTGGCCCTGGGTTTTCGCTGGGTCACCTTCACCGGCACGCCGCCCCTGCTCAACAGCTTCCAGCGCCTGGGCCTGACGCCCATCGCCCTCGGTGAAGCCGATCCGGCGCGCATGGGCGATGAGCTGGCCGACTGGGGCAGCTACTACGACAACCGTCCGCTGGTCATGGCCGGCGACATTCACGGTGGTCATCAGCGTCTGCTGCAACTGGGCGCCTATCCGCGCCTGGGCCATCAACCGCTGTATGCCCTGGAGGACATGCCCTATGTGGTCTGCAGCTGAATCCTTCTTCACCAGCCTCGGCGAGTTCGGCCCGCACATCGCCCTGGCCGAAGGCGAACGAACCCTGACCTATGCCGAACTGCTCGGTGCGGTCGCCGTGCGCAGCAGGCACCTGCTCGCCCTCGGCGCCCACCGCGTGGCGCTGGCTCTGGACAACGGCATCGACTGGGTGCTGTGGGATCTGGCGGTGCTGCACGCCGGCCTGGTCTGCGTACCGGTACCGGCGTTCTTCTCCGCCGAGCAGCAACGCCATGTGCTCGACAGTGCCGGCATCGACTGCCTGATCGGCGCTGGTGCACCCGGCTTCGTCAGAGCGGAAAACGATATTTATCGCCGCACGGTCGCGCAGCCTGCCGAGCTGCATCCGGGCACCTGCAAGATCACCTACACCTCCGGCACCACCGGCCAGCCCAAGGGCGTGTGCCTGGATCTGGCCACCCAACTGGCGGTGGCCGGCAGCCTGGTCGAGGCCAGCGCCAGCCGCGAGGTGCAGCGCCACCTGTGCATCCTGCCGCTGGCGACCTTGCTGGAGAACATCGCCGGCGTCTATGCGCCGCTGCTGGCCGGCGCGCGGGTCGAGCTGATGCCAATGGCGCAGATCGGCCTGACCGGTGCCAGTGGCTTCGACCTGGCGCGCTTTCTCCAGGCGCTGCACGCCGCTCAACCGCACAGTCTGATCCTGTTGCCGCAACTGCTGCTGGCGCTGGTCAGCGCCAGCGAGCGCAAGTTGCCGGTACCGCATTCGCTGCGTTTCGTCGCCGTCGGTGGTGGCCGGGTTTCCGCGCAGTTGCTGGAGCGCGCCGACGCGTTGAGTCTGCCAATCTTCGAAGGTTACGGACTGTCCGAATGTGCCTCGGTGGTGTGCCTGAACACGCCCGAACAGCGCCGCATCGGCAGCACCGGCCAGCCGCTTGGCCACCTGCAGGTGAGCCTGGCAACTGACGGCGAAGTGTTGGTCAAGGGCGCCCGCATGCTCGGCTACCTCGGTGAGCCGGCGCCGCAAGGCGAATGGTTGGGCACCGGCGATCTCGGTCATTTCGAGCACGGTTTTCTGGTGCTGCACGGGCGCAAAAAACATCAGTTCATCACCGCCTTCGGGCGCAACGTCAATCCGGAATGGGTCGAGTCCGAGCTGATGCAACAGTTGCCCATCGCCCAGGCCTGGCTGCACGGCGAGGCGCTGCCAGCCAACGTCGCAGTGCTGGTGCCGCGCTTCGCCAATACCCCTGATGCGCAGTTGCAGGAAGCCGTGGACGCCGTCAATCACGGCCTCCCGGACTACGCCCGCGTGCACCACTGGTTGCGCGCCGATGCCCCTTTCAGCGCGAGCAATGACCTGGCTACAGCGAATGGTCGTCTGCGCCGCG
This region includes:
- a CDS encoding carbon-nitrogen hydrolase family protein — encoded protein: MIKVAACQYHIELFTTWEAYAEHLTTLCEEAAGQGAELLLLPEYAGLVLTGQLPEAERGDLHGSIAGIQPLLPRWLALCESLARRLKIYLQAGSVAVLDDDGIYRNRAWLFGPDGCLGAQDKLIMTRFELEQWHIAAGSGLKVFDTALGKLGILICYDNEFPLLAHTLAEAGVDLILAPSCTDTVAGFHRVRIGAQARALENQIAVLHSPTVGLAPWSPSLDEGYGRASLYVPSDYGMPASGIVAESEELCPTRSHWLICELDLAEVRRVREQGQVFTRRDWPRQFDDGRLVLR
- a CDS encoding DUF1028 domain-containing protein, with product MTFSIIARCPRSGQFGVAAATAMPAVGKLLSHAAAGAGAAATQAQVNPYLGLDGLALLRQGLSAWQVLERLKATDPCMELRQCALIDAQGDTVCWTGEKCIPWAGSLAGEQFSVQGNRLVGPQVLDAVAEAFRHAEKRPLIERLIEALAAGDRSGGDRHGESSAVIYVVDQEEYPLWDIRVDHHLDPVAELRRLHRVFAREVLPEILAMPTRDNPAGLAAEDSV
- a CDS encoding nuclear transport factor 2 family protein: MTATELVQAYYAAFNAGDMPAFLDLLADDVVHDINQGERQVGKATFATFMDKMNRCYRERLTDIVVMQNAEGSRAAAEFIVHGEYLADDEGLPPANGQTYALPAGAFFEIKHGKVARISNYYNLNDWVAQVG
- a CDS encoding fumarate hydratase, with amino-acid sequence MTVIKQDDLIQSVADALQFISYYHPVDFIQAMHEAYLKEESPAAKDSMAQILINSRMCATGHRPICQDTGIVTVFIKVGMDVRWDGATMSVDDMINEGVRRAYNLPGNVLRASILADPAGARKNTKDNTPAVIHYSIVPGDKVEVDVAAKGGGSENKSKMAMLNPSDSIVDWVLKTVPTMGAGWCPPGMLGIGIGGTAEKAAVMAKEVLMEHIDIHELQARGPQNRIEELRLELFEKVNQLGIGAQGLGGLTTVLDVKIMDYPTHAASLPVCMIPNCAATRHAHFVLDGSGPAELEAPDLDAYPEIVWEAGPSARRVNLDTLTPEDVQSWKPGETVLLNGKMLTGRDAAHKRMVDMLNKGEQLPVDLKGRFIYYVGPVDPVGDEVVGPAGPTTATRMDKFTRQILEQTGLLGMIGKSERGPIAIEAIKDNKAVYLMAVGGAAYLVAQAIKKSKVLAFEELGMEAIYEFEVKDMPVTVAVDTKGESVHITGPAIWNKKIAESLAVEVK
- a CDS encoding thermostable hemolysin yields the protein MELPWAQHDRPVARIGRGDSYELHLASPGSARRVALEQFIRQRFELQHGARIRHFMPCLFGLENQIGQLLGAVGVRSGNSGPLFLERYLNEPIQTAIGSRLGNTEPGRGELVEVGNLAADSPGAARLLIVALTDLLVALGFRWVTFTGTPPLLNSFQRLGLTPIALGEADPARMGDELADWGSYYDNRPLVMAGDIHGGHQRLLQLGAYPRLGHQPLYALEDMPYVVCS
- the dsdA gene encoding D-serine ammonia-lyase, with the protein product MILGQPLAQWRAQYPLLDELIALRETSWFNPAVAPVSEALGDVGLSAADVADASARLARFAPYLARVFPQTAASGGIIESDILPVPQMRALLSEEAQADGEIGALWLKRDSHLPISGSIKARGGIYEVLKHAEDLALAAGLLSLEDDYACLDSDAMRAFFGSYQVAVGSTGNLGLSIGIISARLGFQATVHMSADARQWKKDKLRAHGVTVVEYASDYSVAVEQGRRQAEADPRCHFVDDENSRHLFLGYAVAGERLKQQLAAAGVVVDAEHPLFVYLPCGVGGGPGGVAFGLKLAFGDAVHCLFAEPTHSPCMLLGVHTGRHEELAVQDFGIDNRTAADGLAVGRPSGFVGRAMQRLIDGYYTVSDEQMFRYLALLEQTEGQRLEPSALAGMPGVLRVLGEQQGYRQRMGLTPQRMAQATHLVWATGGSMVPQAEMDSYLARGRQLLQGSGED
- a CDS encoding AMP-binding protein, with translation MWSAAESFFTSLGEFGPHIALAEGERTLTYAELLGAVAVRSRHLLALGAHRVALALDNGIDWVLWDLAVLHAGLVCVPVPAFFSAEQQRHVLDSAGIDCLIGAGAPGFVRAENDIYRRTVAQPAELHPGTCKITYTSGTTGQPKGVCLDLATQLAVAGSLVEASASREVQRHLCILPLATLLENIAGVYAPLLAGARVELMPMAQIGLTGASGFDLARFLQALHAAQPHSLILLPQLLLALVSASERKLPVPHSLRFVAVGGGRVSAQLLERADALSLPIFEGYGLSECASVVCLNTPEQRRIGSTGQPLGHLQVSLATDGEVLVKGARMLGYLGEPAPQGEWLGTGDLGHFEHGFLVLHGRKKHQFITAFGRNVNPEWVESELMQQLPIAQAWLHGEALPANVAVLVPRFANTPDAQLQEAVDAVNHGLPDYARVHHWLRADAPFSASNDLATANGRLRRAALFNHYQSAIHDLVAEGVHA
- a CDS encoding PDDEXK nuclease domain-containing protein; translation: MASLNADPKLQPLLTELAELIRQARQQAVRAVDTIQVQTCWEIGRHIVEFEQAGQARAAYGKNLLTTLAKGLTAEFGKGFDATNLRHMRAFFLAFPIRDALRRELSWTHYRTLLKLDSDSARQWYMNEAATQNWSTRALERQIGTLYYERLLASQDRAAVEQEAASKLQALGKSPREFVRDPVLLEFLGLPNAGTMLEGELEQALIDQLQSFLLELGKGFAFVGRQQRISTESKDFYIDLVFYNYLLKCFVIFDLKRGELTHQDIGQMDMYVRMFDDLRRGPEDGPTVGIILCAQKDASVVRYSVLQGSEQLFASKYKLVLPSEEELRAELDRERARLAEQRGLYWVH
- the zapE gene encoding cell division protein ZapE, which encodes MSGFERGAPDSPLAAYRRALVGGFVADAAQHRAVEALQHCHEAVHRGERPLGVYLWGPVGRGKTWLMDSFYNALRVPARRQHFHHFMQWVHRRQFQLTGNADPLRLLAEELGREVRVLCFDELFVSDIGDAMLLGRLLSLVVEQGVVLVATSNQPPDQLYADGYNRERFLPAIAALEAHMQVVAVDGEQDHRLHPGAEVQRYWVQQPQALGELFARLSEGQVIGREPVELAHRSVVTLGQSPAALWCRFHDLCEQPLAAVDFIKLCERFPAILLGEVPCLGGEQREGRIARGTEDAAERVDAGDRQLPALARNDDAVRRFIALVDECYDRRVPLYIEAAVALEALYTQGYLGFAFRRTLSRLREMQLERFGSPVGRQA
- a CDS encoding GNAT family N-acetyltransferase; the encoded protein is MDIRLLRGAEIEPHIDDLARLRIQVFREFPYLYDGNLDYEAEYLATYVRSADSLCVLVLDAGQVVGASTALPLQDETEEFQQPFVAAGWNPARIFYCAESVVLPAWRGRGLGVRFFAEREAHAHTLGRFDWCAFCAVQRPADHPRRPADYQPLDAFWARRGYRHHPELHTQYHWRDLDEAEESAKPMSFWLKELAP